From one Ammospiza caudacuta isolate bAmmCau1 chromosome 8, bAmmCau1.pri, whole genome shotgun sequence genomic stretch:
- the NABP1 gene encoding SOSS complex subunit B2, with protein MSAASDTYFLIKDIKPGLKNLNVIFIVLEIGRVTKTKDGHEVRSCKVADKTGSITICVWDEIGGLIQPGDIIRLTKGYASLWKGCLTLYTGRGGELHKIGEFCMVYSEVPNYSEPNSEHVGQNKLAQGEQNNISASSGMGTCTFGPLGNGLQTGPEASGFPFTYNHGHIYAGSGRGNGRGPVNPAPANSVQPLPPAVSNGRDPRRAFKR; from the exons ATGAGCGCGGCGAGCGACACGTATTTCCTTATAAAAGACATAAAACCCGGACTGAAAAACTTAAATGTCATCTTTATTGTGCTGGAGATCG GGCGAGTCACCAAGACCAAGGACGGGCACGAGGTGAGGTCCTGCAAGGTGGCGGACAAGACGGGCAGCATCACCATCTGCGTGTGGGACGAGATCGGCGGCCTCATCCAGCCGGGGGACATCATCCGCCTGACCAAAGG GTACGCATCTCTGTGGAAAGGATGCCTGACGCTTTACACAGGACGAGGAGGGGAGCTGCATAAAATTGGGGA GTTCTGCATGGTGTACTCAGAAGTGCCAAACTACAGTGAACCCAACTCGGAGCACGTCGGGCAGAACAAACTG GCACAGGGTGAACAGAATAATATTTCTGCATCAAGTGGTATGGGTACTTGTACTTTTGGGCCACTGG GAAATGGTTTACAAACTGGACCTGAAGCAAGTGGATTTCCATTCACGTATAACCACGGCCACATTTATGCAGGTAGTGGGAGAGGCAATGGACGAGGACCTGTAAATCCAGCACCAGCTAACAGTGTTCAGCCTCTTCCCCCTGCTGTCAGTAACGGGAGGGACCCACGCAGGGCCTTTAAGAGATGA